A genomic window from Passer domesticus isolate bPasDom1 chromosome Z, bPasDom1.hap1, whole genome shotgun sequence includes:
- the LOC135291027 gene encoding uncharacterized protein LOC135291027 isoform X2, which translates to MASQNHLVLLSLHVPVEKKQEQMALSEMPCQAQGELFPARDQEEQLRKRVEEPQQNGQNIKSEPQAELPEAQSAIMAVERRKKEDMRRIQEEIHLHQHRGDQQKQVQVSTSHLAACKDFQQTMGNEGPQGWYEAQELSPPEVRQVQHTMASGVKPAAAAALPGGIYSVKPGNSSWGCLFITSSDSGMAAPKPETEKGYLEMLGRMVTMENPAMKYMEQEHISSGSFGDVVRALNNTTGGEHNVYCKLKQDEQSKNNVMRLWEHPC; encoded by the exons ATGGCAAGTCAAAACCATCTTGTCTTGCTTTCTCTGCACGTTCCTGTAGagaaaaagcaggagcagaTGGCTTTATCAGagatgccatgccaggctcagggagagctgttcccagctcgagaccaggaagagcagctcaggaagcgggtggaagagccacagcagaatggccag AACATCAAGTCAGAgccacaagcagagctgcccgaagctcagagtgccatcatggcagtggagaggaggaagaaggaagacatgagaagaattcaagaggAGATTCATCTCCACCAGCACAGGGGCGATCAACAAAAACAG GTGCAAGTGTCGACATCTCACCTGGCAGCCTGCAAAGACTTCCAGCAAACAATGGGCAATGAAGGGCCCCAAGGTTGGTATGAGGCACAGGAACTGTCCCCACCAGAAGTGCGACAGGTTCAGCACACCATGGCCTCTGGTGttaaacctgctgctgcagcagcattacCTGGGGGAATCTATTCTGTCAAACCTGGGAACTCaagctggggctgtttgttcATCACCAGTTCTGACAGCGGCATGGCTGCTCCAAAACCGGAGACTGAGAAGGGGTACCTGGAGATGCTGG GGAGAATGGTGACCATGGAAAATCCCGCAATGAAATACATGGAACAGGAACACATTAGCAGCGG gtcTTTTGGAGATGTGGTTAGAGCACTCAACAATACCACAGGAGGAGAG CACAATGTTTATTGCAAACTGAAACAAGATGAGCAAAGTAAAAACAATGTCATGCGCCTTTGGGAGCATCCTTGttga
- the LOC135291027 gene encoding uncharacterized protein LOC135291027 isoform X4, translating to MASQNHLVLLSLHVPVEKKQEQMALSEMPCQAQGELFPARDQEEQLRKRVEEPQQNGQNIKSEPQAELPEAQSAIMAVERRKKEDMRRIQEEIHLHQHRGDQQKQVQVSTSHLAACKDFQQTMGNEGPQGRMVTMENPAMKYMEQEHISSGSFGDVVRALNNTTGGEHNVYCKLKQDEQSKNNVMRLWEHPC from the exons ATGGCAAGTCAAAACCATCTTGTCTTGCTTTCTCTGCACGTTCCTGTAGagaaaaagcaggagcagaTGGCTTTATCAGagatgccatgccaggctcagggagagctgttcccagctcgagaccaggaagagcagctcaggaagcgggtggaagagccacagcagaatggccag AACATCAAGTCAGAgccacaagcagagctgcccgaagctcagagtgccatcatggcagtggagaggaggaagaaggaagacatgagaagaattcaagaggAGATTCATCTCCACCAGCACAGGGGCGATCAACAAAAACAG GTGCAAGTGTCGACATCTCACCTGGCAGCCTGCAAAGACTTCCAGCAAACAATGGGCAATGAAGGGCCCCAAG GGAGAATGGTGACCATGGAAAATCCCGCAATGAAATACATGGAACAGGAACACATTAGCAGCGG gtcTTTTGGAGATGTGGTTAGAGCACTCAACAATACCACAGGAGGAGAG CACAATGTTTATTGCAAACTGAAACAAGATGAGCAAAGTAAAAACAATGTCATGCGCCTTTGGGAGCATCCTTGttga
- the LOC135291027 gene encoding uncharacterized protein DDB_G0290301-like isoform X3, whose product MASQNHLVLLSLHVPVEKKQEQMALSEMPCQAQGELFPARDQEEQLRKRVEEPQQNGQNIKSEPQAELPEAQSAIMAVERRKKEDMRRIQEEIHLHQHRGDQQKQVSGRVAATSLRKLPMHCCLQTIKEDVQAELQESEDRNKERVRRLEEEMKIVREEVNPLLQGLQNQVQVSTSHLAACKDFQQTMGNEGPQGRMVTMENPAMKYMEQEHISSGSFGDVVRALNNTTGGEHNVYCKLKQDEQSKNNVMRLWEHPC is encoded by the exons ATGGCAAGTCAAAACCATCTTGTCTTGCTTTCTCTGCACGTTCCTGTAGagaaaaagcaggagcagaTGGCTTTATCAGagatgccatgccaggctcagggagagctgttcccagctcgagaccaggaagagcagctcaggaagcgggtggaagagccacagcagaatggccag AACATCAAGTCAGAgccacaagcagagctgcccgaagctcagagtgccatcatggcagtggagaggaggaagaaggaagacatgagaagaattcaagaggAGATTCATCTCCACCAGCACAGGGGCGATCAACAAAAACAGGTAAGTGGAAGAGTGGCAGCCACGTCACTCAGGAAACTTCCCATGCATTGTTGTTTACAGACCATCAAGGAAGATGTGCAGGCggagctgcaggaatctgaGGATAGGAACAAGGAAAGGGTGAGGAGgctggaggaagaaatgaaaattgtcAGAGAGGAAGTTAATCCCCTCCTTCAGGGTCTACAAAATCAA GTGCAAGTGTCGACATCTCACCTGGCAGCCTGCAAAGACTTCCAGCAAACAATGGGCAATGAAGGGCCCCAAG GGAGAATGGTGACCATGGAAAATCCCGCAATGAAATACATGGAACAGGAACACATTAGCAGCGG gtcTTTTGGAGATGTGGTTAGAGCACTCAACAATACCACAGGAGGAGAG CACAATGTTTATTGCAAACTGAAACAAGATGAGCAAAGTAAAAACAATGTCATGCGCCTTTGGGAGCATCCTTGttga
- the LOC135291027 gene encoding uncharacterized protein DDB_G0290301-like isoform X1 produces the protein MASQNHLVLLSLHVPVEKKQEQMALSEMPCQAQGELFPARDQEEQLRKRVEEPQQNGQNIKSEPQAELPEAQSAIMAVERRKKEDMRRIQEEIHLHQHRGDQQKQVSGRVAATSLRKLPMHCCLQTIKEDVQAELQESEDRNKERVRRLEEEMKIVREEVNPLLQGLQNQVQVSTSHLAACKDFQQTMGNEGPQGWYEAQELSPPEVRQVQHTMASGVKPAAAAALPGGIYSVKPGNSSWGCLFITSSDSGMAAPKPETEKGYLEMLGRMVTMENPAMKYMEQEHISSGSFGDVVRALNNTTGGEHNVYCKLKQDEQSKNNVMRLWEHPC, from the exons ATGGCAAGTCAAAACCATCTTGTCTTGCTTTCTCTGCACGTTCCTGTAGagaaaaagcaggagcagaTGGCTTTATCAGagatgccatgccaggctcagggagagctgttcccagctcgagaccaggaagagcagctcaggaagcgggtggaagagccacagcagaatggccag AACATCAAGTCAGAgccacaagcagagctgcccgaagctcagagtgccatcatggcagtggagaggaggaagaaggaagacatgagaagaattcaagaggAGATTCATCTCCACCAGCACAGGGGCGATCAACAAAAACAGGTAAGTGGAAGAGTGGCAGCCACGTCACTCAGGAAACTTCCCATGCATTGTTGTTTACAGACCATCAAGGAAGATGTGCAGGCggagctgcaggaatctgaGGATAGGAACAAGGAAAGGGTGAGGAGgctggaggaagaaatgaaaattgtcAGAGAGGAAGTTAATCCCCTCCTTCAGGGTCTACAAAATCAA GTGCAAGTGTCGACATCTCACCTGGCAGCCTGCAAAGACTTCCAGCAAACAATGGGCAATGAAGGGCCCCAAGGTTGGTATGAGGCACAGGAACTGTCCCCACCAGAAGTGCGACAGGTTCAGCACACCATGGCCTCTGGTGttaaacctgctgctgcagcagcattacCTGGGGGAATCTATTCTGTCAAACCTGGGAACTCaagctggggctgtttgttcATCACCAGTTCTGACAGCGGCATGGCTGCTCCAAAACCGGAGACTGAGAAGGGGTACCTGGAGATGCTGG GGAGAATGGTGACCATGGAAAATCCCGCAATGAAATACATGGAACAGGAACACATTAGCAGCGG gtcTTTTGGAGATGTGGTTAGAGCACTCAACAATACCACAGGAGGAGAG CACAATGTTTATTGCAAACTGAAACAAGATGAGCAAAGTAAAAACAATGTCATGCGCCTTTGGGAGCATCCTTGttga